A window of the Chanodichthys erythropterus isolate Z2021 chromosome 21, ASM2448905v1, whole genome shotgun sequence genome harbors these coding sequences:
- the micall1a gene encoding MICAL-like protein 1 isoform X2 has product MGSLKALQDWCRNQCESYNDVNITNMSSSFRDGLAFCAIIHRHRPDLIDFDSLSKENVFENNRLAFEVAESELGIPALLDPEDMVSMRVPDRLSIITYVSQYYNYFTNKSQTVPPCIKIPGGPGHIKPAIKRPFAPLEDRDAQTESGADSQSKRSTLSSTCSVCGKHVHLVQRILIDGKLYHRNCFRCRECSRTLLPGSYKFTEDPGSLVCTHHFTRSVSNNKNGHSDMSNRLVTLTSTSPKDTHSKSLESKASHSDVEITPERKEKEISEIEEAVKEQSDSSSTVETEHREPRSSSPPNPFDESEEEDQDTQKEDQKLADNVANGDRPTTKVQGAEGRPVPAPRRVFEATPAPRPVPRQRPPRPSENPTVSAAADIQISQVPVPRERLHSPVRSTKASDTPKPKDPPWLALVQSETKKKPAPRPPTGIAPPCTGSSPSLKEEGSRPSTPPNPFEDEKEEEPETGLEDPPGPVVASHPWYSITQAAEVAGGNTRRQSPAPSESPVSVRRKKRPAPKAPNSSTSAFPSSQTSSPASSLALSTESLSSSSSDYSAVPQQPAANEQDHLFTKSVSEPSINTPTSALSPTTELQPHCSPNLSPPPPPTNTSSAPATPQTNRSMRTPPSCLSAGLKLSPSSQTPSTPGKRTCKENPFNRKTTTSVSSFVPRPPRGPRPARPPAPGHGFPLIKRKVQSDQYIPVEDIHVEMSDLEKRLDELEQRGVDLEKSLRECSNDDEEEHLLVDWFTLIHEKHLLVRREAELVYTAKQQNLEERQADVEYELRCLLNKPEKEWTEEDKDREKQLMAELVTIIEQRNQIVNNMDMDRQREEEEDKLVAAMLKKKEFHGQGEQKKKAGKFKPMKVLKRLSTKNEGVKDNSPRKENS; this is encoded by the exons ATGGGCTCTCTAAAAGCTTTGCAGGACTGGTGCAGGAACCAGTGTGAAAGTTACAATGATGTGAACATTACAAACATGTCTTCATCCTTCAGAGATGGACTGGCCTTCTGTGCCATCATCCACAGACACAGACCTGATCTCAT AGATTTTGACTCCCTCTCAAAAGAAAATGTCTTTGAAAACAACCGTCTG GCATTTGAGGTTGCTGAGAGTGAGTTGGGTATTCCAGCCCTGTTGGATCCGGAAGACATGGTGTCCATGAGAGTGCCTGACAGATTAAGCATCATTACCTATGTATCTCAGTATTATAACTACTTCACCAACAAATCTCAGA CTGTCCCCCCATGCATAAAGATCCCTGGTGGTCCTGGCCACATTAAACCAGCCATAAAGAGACCATTTGCTCCACTAGAGGACCGTGACGCTCAGACTGAG TCGGGTGCAGATAGCCAATCAAAACGCAGTACTCTGAGCAGCACCTGTTCAGTATGTGGAAAGCATGTTCACCTAGTACAGAGGATCCTCATTGATGGCAAACTTTATCATCGGAACTGCTTCAG ATGTAGGGAATGCAGCAGAACTTTACTGCCTGGATCTTACAAGTTCACAGAGGATCCTGGATCATTAGTTTGCACACACCACTTCACCAGATCTGTCTCCAACAATAAGAATGGTCATTCAGATATGAGTAATCGACTAGTCACATTAACCTCAACAAGCCCAAAAGATacacacagtaaaagtttagaATCTAAAGCATCACACAGCGATGTTGAGATCACCccagagagaaaagaaaaggaaataaGTGAAATAGAAGAAGCGGTAAAAGAGCAGTCAGATAGCAGTTCAACTGTCGAGACAGAGCACAGAGAACCGCGTTCTTCTAGTCCACCAAATCCTTTTGATGAATCTGAAGAGGAGGATCAAGACACCCAAAAAGAAGACCAAAAGCTAGCCGATAATGTGGCAAATGGTGACAGGCCAACAACCAAAGTGCAGGGGGCAGAGGGTCGACCAGTACCAGCGCCTAGACGGGTATTTGAGGCCACCCCTGCCCCTCGCCCTGTCCCGAGGCAACGCCCACCCAGACCCTCTGAAAATCCTACTGTCAGTG CTGCTGCTGACATTCAAATTTCTCAAGTTCCTGTGCCAAGAGAAAGATTGCACTCACCTGTCCG CTCTACCAAGGCGAGTGACACTCCTAAACCAAAAGACCCACCCTGGCTGGCACTGGTGCAGTCAGAAACAAAGAAGAAACCAGCACCTCGCCCACCCACAGGTATAGCCCCTCCCTGCACTGGTTCATCTCCTTCCCTAAAAGAGGAGGGATCAAGACCATCCACTCCTCCAAATCCCTTTGAAGATGAGAAGGAAGAGGAGCCAGAAACAGGTCTTGAAGATCCCCCTGGTCCTGTAGTGGCTAGTCATCCCTGGTATAGCATCACTCAGGCTGCTGAAGTCGCAGGTGGGAACACAAGAAGACAAAGTCCCGCCCCTTCAGAAAGTCCTGTTAGTGTCAGAAGAAAGAAGAGACCAGCACCCAAAGCTCCAAATTCTTCTACATCAG CTTTTCCTTCATCTCAGACTTCCTCTCCTGCTTCTTCTCTAGCTCTGAGCACAGAGAGcctttcctcctcttcctcagaCTACAGTGCAGTCCCCCAGCAACCTGCTGCTAACGAACAGGACCATTTGTTCACCAAGAGTGTGTCTGAACCATCAATCAACACTCCTACTTCTGCCCTGTCCCCAACAACTGAGCTTCAGCCTCACTGTTCTCCAAACCTGTCTCCTCCACCACCACCTACCAATACCAGCTCAGCACCCGCCACCCCACAAACCAATCGCAGCATGAGAACACCTCCATCCTGTCTCTCTGCAGGACTAAAACTTTCACCCTCTTCACAGACACCCAGCACTCCAGGCAAG CGCACTTGTAAAGAGAATCCATTTAATCGGAAGACGACCACTTCTGTCAGCTCTTTTGTACCCAGACCCCCAAGAGGGCCCCGTCCTGCAAGACCTCCTGCTCCTGGACATGGATTTCCTCTCATTAAACGCAAA GTTCAGTCAGACCAGTATATCCCAGTAGAAGATATCCATGTTGAGATGAGTGATCTGGAGAAACGGTTGGATGAACTGGAGCAGAGAGGGGTGGATCTGGAGAAGAGCTTACGAGAATGTTCAAATG ATGATGAGGAGGAACATCTACTTGTTGACTGGTTCACTTTGATTCATGAGAAGCACTTACTGGTACGGAGAGAGGCTGAACTGGTCTACAC AGCTAAGCAGCAGAACCTGGAAGAGAGGCAGGCCGATGTGGAATATGAGCTTAGATGCTTACTTAACAAGCCAG AGAAAGAATGGACGGAAGAAGACAAAGACAGGGAAAAGCAATTGATGGCAGAACTTGTCACTATAATTGAGCAGAGGAACCAGATTGTTAACAACATGGATATGGACAGACAGAG GGAAGAGGAGGAAGACAAACTAGTTGCTGCTATGTTAAAGAAAAAAG agTTTCATGGACAGGGTGAGCAGAAGAAGAAAGCAGGGAAATTTAAGCCCATGAAGGTTTTGAAACGACTGAGCACCAAGAATGAAGGAGTAAAGGACAACA
- the micall1a gene encoding MICAL-like protein 1 isoform X1, whose protein sequence is MGSLKALQDWCRNQCESYNDVNITNMSSSFRDGLAFCAIIHRHRPDLIDFDSLSKENVFENNRLAFEVAESELGIPALLDPEDMVSMRVPDRLSIITYVSQYYNYFTNKSQTVPPCIKIPGGPGHIKPAIKRPFAPLEDRDAQTESGADSQSKRSTLSSTCSVCGKHVHLVQRILIDGKLYHRNCFRCRECSRTLLPGSYKFTEDPGSLVCTHHFTRSVSNNKNGHSDMSNRLVTLTSTSPKDTHSKSLESKASHSDVEITPERKEKEISEIEEAVKEQSDSSSTVETEHREPRSSSPPNPFDESEEEDQDTQKEDQKLADNVANGDRPTTKVQGAEGRPVPAPRRVFEATPAPRPVPRQRPPRPSENPTVSEAAADIQISQVPVPRERLHSPVRSTKASDTPKPKDPPWLALVQSETKKKPAPRPPTGIAPPCTGSSPSLKEEGSRPSTPPNPFEDEKEEEPETGLEDPPGPVVASHPWYSITQAAEVAGGNTRRQSPAPSESPVSVRRKKRPAPKAPNSSTSAFPSSQTSSPASSLALSTESLSSSSSDYSAVPQQPAANEQDHLFTKSVSEPSINTPTSALSPTTELQPHCSPNLSPPPPPTNTSSAPATPQTNRSMRTPPSCLSAGLKLSPSSQTPSTPGKRTCKENPFNRKTTTSVSSFVPRPPRGPRPARPPAPGHGFPLIKRKVQSDQYIPVEDIHVEMSDLEKRLDELEQRGVDLEKSLRECSNDDEEEHLLVDWFTLIHEKHLLVRREAELVYTAKQQNLEERQADVEYELRCLLNKPEKEWTEEDKDREKQLMAELVTIIEQRNQIVNNMDMDRQREEEEDKLVAAMLKKKEFHGQGEQKKKAGKFKPMKVLKRLSTKNEGVKDNSPRKENS, encoded by the exons ATGGGCTCTCTAAAAGCTTTGCAGGACTGGTGCAGGAACCAGTGTGAAAGTTACAATGATGTGAACATTACAAACATGTCTTCATCCTTCAGAGATGGACTGGCCTTCTGTGCCATCATCCACAGACACAGACCTGATCTCAT AGATTTTGACTCCCTCTCAAAAGAAAATGTCTTTGAAAACAACCGTCTG GCATTTGAGGTTGCTGAGAGTGAGTTGGGTATTCCAGCCCTGTTGGATCCGGAAGACATGGTGTCCATGAGAGTGCCTGACAGATTAAGCATCATTACCTATGTATCTCAGTATTATAACTACTTCACCAACAAATCTCAGA CTGTCCCCCCATGCATAAAGATCCCTGGTGGTCCTGGCCACATTAAACCAGCCATAAAGAGACCATTTGCTCCACTAGAGGACCGTGACGCTCAGACTGAG TCGGGTGCAGATAGCCAATCAAAACGCAGTACTCTGAGCAGCACCTGTTCAGTATGTGGAAAGCATGTTCACCTAGTACAGAGGATCCTCATTGATGGCAAACTTTATCATCGGAACTGCTTCAG ATGTAGGGAATGCAGCAGAACTTTACTGCCTGGATCTTACAAGTTCACAGAGGATCCTGGATCATTAGTTTGCACACACCACTTCACCAGATCTGTCTCCAACAATAAGAATGGTCATTCAGATATGAGTAATCGACTAGTCACATTAACCTCAACAAGCCCAAAAGATacacacagtaaaagtttagaATCTAAAGCATCACACAGCGATGTTGAGATCACCccagagagaaaagaaaaggaaataaGTGAAATAGAAGAAGCGGTAAAAGAGCAGTCAGATAGCAGTTCAACTGTCGAGACAGAGCACAGAGAACCGCGTTCTTCTAGTCCACCAAATCCTTTTGATGAATCTGAAGAGGAGGATCAAGACACCCAAAAAGAAGACCAAAAGCTAGCCGATAATGTGGCAAATGGTGACAGGCCAACAACCAAAGTGCAGGGGGCAGAGGGTCGACCAGTACCAGCGCCTAGACGGGTATTTGAGGCCACCCCTGCCCCTCGCCCTGTCCCGAGGCAACGCCCACCCAGACCCTCTGAAAATCCTACTGTCAGTG AAGCTGCTGCTGACATTCAAATTTCTCAAGTTCCTGTGCCAAGAGAAAGATTGCACTCACCTGTCCG CTCTACCAAGGCGAGTGACACTCCTAAACCAAAAGACCCACCCTGGCTGGCACTGGTGCAGTCAGAAACAAAGAAGAAACCAGCACCTCGCCCACCCACAGGTATAGCCCCTCCCTGCACTGGTTCATCTCCTTCCCTAAAAGAGGAGGGATCAAGACCATCCACTCCTCCAAATCCCTTTGAAGATGAGAAGGAAGAGGAGCCAGAAACAGGTCTTGAAGATCCCCCTGGTCCTGTAGTGGCTAGTCATCCCTGGTATAGCATCACTCAGGCTGCTGAAGTCGCAGGTGGGAACACAAGAAGACAAAGTCCCGCCCCTTCAGAAAGTCCTGTTAGTGTCAGAAGAAAGAAGAGACCAGCACCCAAAGCTCCAAATTCTTCTACATCAG CTTTTCCTTCATCTCAGACTTCCTCTCCTGCTTCTTCTCTAGCTCTGAGCACAGAGAGcctttcctcctcttcctcagaCTACAGTGCAGTCCCCCAGCAACCTGCTGCTAACGAACAGGACCATTTGTTCACCAAGAGTGTGTCTGAACCATCAATCAACACTCCTACTTCTGCCCTGTCCCCAACAACTGAGCTTCAGCCTCACTGTTCTCCAAACCTGTCTCCTCCACCACCACCTACCAATACCAGCTCAGCACCCGCCACCCCACAAACCAATCGCAGCATGAGAACACCTCCATCCTGTCTCTCTGCAGGACTAAAACTTTCACCCTCTTCACAGACACCCAGCACTCCAGGCAAG CGCACTTGTAAAGAGAATCCATTTAATCGGAAGACGACCACTTCTGTCAGCTCTTTTGTACCCAGACCCCCAAGAGGGCCCCGTCCTGCAAGACCTCCTGCTCCTGGACATGGATTTCCTCTCATTAAACGCAAA GTTCAGTCAGACCAGTATATCCCAGTAGAAGATATCCATGTTGAGATGAGTGATCTGGAGAAACGGTTGGATGAACTGGAGCAGAGAGGGGTGGATCTGGAGAAGAGCTTACGAGAATGTTCAAATG ATGATGAGGAGGAACATCTACTTGTTGACTGGTTCACTTTGATTCATGAGAAGCACTTACTGGTACGGAGAGAGGCTGAACTGGTCTACAC AGCTAAGCAGCAGAACCTGGAAGAGAGGCAGGCCGATGTGGAATATGAGCTTAGATGCTTACTTAACAAGCCAG AGAAAGAATGGACGGAAGAAGACAAAGACAGGGAAAAGCAATTGATGGCAGAACTTGTCACTATAATTGAGCAGAGGAACCAGATTGTTAACAACATGGATATGGACAGACAGAG GGAAGAGGAGGAAGACAAACTAGTTGCTGCTATGTTAAAGAAAAAAG agTTTCATGGACAGGGTGAGCAGAAGAAGAAAGCAGGGAAATTTAAGCCCATGAAGGTTTTGAAACGACTGAGCACCAAGAATGAAGGAGTAAAGGACAACA
- the micall1a gene encoding MICAL-like protein 1 isoform X3, whose product MGSLKALQDWCRNQCESYNDVNITNMSSSFRDGLAFCAIIHRHRPDLIDFDSLSKENVFENNRLAFEVAESELGIPALLDPEDMVSMRVPDRLSIITYVSQYYNYFTNKSQTVPPCIKIPGGPGHIKPAIKRPFAPLEDRDAQTESGADSQSKRSTLSSTCSVCGKHVHLVQRILIDGKLYHRNCFRCRECSRTLLPGSYKFTEDPGSLVCTHHFTRSVSNNKNGHSDMSNRLVTLTSTSPKDTHSKSLESKASHSDVEITPERKEKEISEIEEAVKEQSDSSSTVETEHREPRSSSPPNPFDESEEEDQDTQKEDQKLADNVANGDRPTTKVQGAEGRPVPAPRRVFEATPAPRPVPRQRPPRPSENPTVSEAAADIQISQVPVPRERLHSPVRSTKASDTPKPKDPPWLALVQSETKKKPAPRPPTGIAPPCTGSSPSLKEEGSRPSTPPNPFEDEKEEEPETGLEDPPGPVVASHPWYSITQAAEVAGGNTRRQSPAPSESPVSVRRKKRPAPKAPNSSTSALSTESLSSSSSDYSAVPQQPAANEQDHLFTKSVSEPSINTPTSALSPTTELQPHCSPNLSPPPPPTNTSSAPATPQTNRSMRTPPSCLSAGLKLSPSSQTPSTPGKRTCKENPFNRKTTTSVSSFVPRPPRGPRPARPPAPGHGFPLIKRKVQSDQYIPVEDIHVEMSDLEKRLDELEQRGVDLEKSLRECSNDDEEEHLLVDWFTLIHEKHLLVRREAELVYTAKQQNLEERQADVEYELRCLLNKPEKEWTEEDKDREKQLMAELVTIIEQRNQIVNNMDMDRQREEEEDKLVAAMLKKKEFHGQGEQKKKAGKFKPMKVLKRLSTKNEGVKDNSPRKENS is encoded by the exons ATGGGCTCTCTAAAAGCTTTGCAGGACTGGTGCAGGAACCAGTGTGAAAGTTACAATGATGTGAACATTACAAACATGTCTTCATCCTTCAGAGATGGACTGGCCTTCTGTGCCATCATCCACAGACACAGACCTGATCTCAT AGATTTTGACTCCCTCTCAAAAGAAAATGTCTTTGAAAACAACCGTCTG GCATTTGAGGTTGCTGAGAGTGAGTTGGGTATTCCAGCCCTGTTGGATCCGGAAGACATGGTGTCCATGAGAGTGCCTGACAGATTAAGCATCATTACCTATGTATCTCAGTATTATAACTACTTCACCAACAAATCTCAGA CTGTCCCCCCATGCATAAAGATCCCTGGTGGTCCTGGCCACATTAAACCAGCCATAAAGAGACCATTTGCTCCACTAGAGGACCGTGACGCTCAGACTGAG TCGGGTGCAGATAGCCAATCAAAACGCAGTACTCTGAGCAGCACCTGTTCAGTATGTGGAAAGCATGTTCACCTAGTACAGAGGATCCTCATTGATGGCAAACTTTATCATCGGAACTGCTTCAG ATGTAGGGAATGCAGCAGAACTTTACTGCCTGGATCTTACAAGTTCACAGAGGATCCTGGATCATTAGTTTGCACACACCACTTCACCAGATCTGTCTCCAACAATAAGAATGGTCATTCAGATATGAGTAATCGACTAGTCACATTAACCTCAACAAGCCCAAAAGATacacacagtaaaagtttagaATCTAAAGCATCACACAGCGATGTTGAGATCACCccagagagaaaagaaaaggaaataaGTGAAATAGAAGAAGCGGTAAAAGAGCAGTCAGATAGCAGTTCAACTGTCGAGACAGAGCACAGAGAACCGCGTTCTTCTAGTCCACCAAATCCTTTTGATGAATCTGAAGAGGAGGATCAAGACACCCAAAAAGAAGACCAAAAGCTAGCCGATAATGTGGCAAATGGTGACAGGCCAACAACCAAAGTGCAGGGGGCAGAGGGTCGACCAGTACCAGCGCCTAGACGGGTATTTGAGGCCACCCCTGCCCCTCGCCCTGTCCCGAGGCAACGCCCACCCAGACCCTCTGAAAATCCTACTGTCAGTG AAGCTGCTGCTGACATTCAAATTTCTCAAGTTCCTGTGCCAAGAGAAAGATTGCACTCACCTGTCCG CTCTACCAAGGCGAGTGACACTCCTAAACCAAAAGACCCACCCTGGCTGGCACTGGTGCAGTCAGAAACAAAGAAGAAACCAGCACCTCGCCCACCCACAGGTATAGCCCCTCCCTGCACTGGTTCATCTCCTTCCCTAAAAGAGGAGGGATCAAGACCATCCACTCCTCCAAATCCCTTTGAAGATGAGAAGGAAGAGGAGCCAGAAACAGGTCTTGAAGATCCCCCTGGTCCTGTAGTGGCTAGTCATCCCTGGTATAGCATCACTCAGGCTGCTGAAGTCGCAGGTGGGAACACAAGAAGACAAAGTCCCGCCCCTTCAGAAAGTCCTGTTAGTGTCAGAAGAAAGAAGAGACCAGCACCCAAAGCTCCAAATTCTTCTACATCAG CTCTGAGCACAGAGAGcctttcctcctcttcctcagaCTACAGTGCAGTCCCCCAGCAACCTGCTGCTAACGAACAGGACCATTTGTTCACCAAGAGTGTGTCTGAACCATCAATCAACACTCCTACTTCTGCCCTGTCCCCAACAACTGAGCTTCAGCCTCACTGTTCTCCAAACCTGTCTCCTCCACCACCACCTACCAATACCAGCTCAGCACCCGCCACCCCACAAACCAATCGCAGCATGAGAACACCTCCATCCTGTCTCTCTGCAGGACTAAAACTTTCACCCTCTTCACAGACACCCAGCACTCCAGGCAAG CGCACTTGTAAAGAGAATCCATTTAATCGGAAGACGACCACTTCTGTCAGCTCTTTTGTACCCAGACCCCCAAGAGGGCCCCGTCCTGCAAGACCTCCTGCTCCTGGACATGGATTTCCTCTCATTAAACGCAAA GTTCAGTCAGACCAGTATATCCCAGTAGAAGATATCCATGTTGAGATGAGTGATCTGGAGAAACGGTTGGATGAACTGGAGCAGAGAGGGGTGGATCTGGAGAAGAGCTTACGAGAATGTTCAAATG ATGATGAGGAGGAACATCTACTTGTTGACTGGTTCACTTTGATTCATGAGAAGCACTTACTGGTACGGAGAGAGGCTGAACTGGTCTACAC AGCTAAGCAGCAGAACCTGGAAGAGAGGCAGGCCGATGTGGAATATGAGCTTAGATGCTTACTTAACAAGCCAG AGAAAGAATGGACGGAAGAAGACAAAGACAGGGAAAAGCAATTGATGGCAGAACTTGTCACTATAATTGAGCAGAGGAACCAGATTGTTAACAACATGGATATGGACAGACAGAG GGAAGAGGAGGAAGACAAACTAGTTGCTGCTATGTTAAAGAAAAAAG agTTTCATGGACAGGGTGAGCAGAAGAAGAAAGCAGGGAAATTTAAGCCCATGAAGGTTTTGAAACGACTGAGCACCAAGAATGAAGGAGTAAAGGACAACA
- the micall1a gene encoding MICAL-like protein 1 isoform X4 — MVSMRVPDRLSIITYVSQYYNYFTNKSQTVPPCIKIPGGPGHIKPAIKRPFAPLEDRDAQTESGADSQSKRSTLSSTCSVCGKHVHLVQRILIDGKLYHRNCFRCRECSRTLLPGSYKFTEDPGSLVCTHHFTRSVSNNKNGHSDMSNRLVTLTSTSPKDTHSKSLESKASHSDVEITPERKEKEISEIEEAVKEQSDSSSTVETEHREPRSSSPPNPFDESEEEDQDTQKEDQKLADNVANGDRPTTKVQGAEGRPVPAPRRVFEATPAPRPVPRQRPPRPSENPTVSEAAADIQISQVPVPRERLHSPVRSTKASDTPKPKDPPWLALVQSETKKKPAPRPPTGIAPPCTGSSPSLKEEGSRPSTPPNPFEDEKEEEPETGLEDPPGPVVASHPWYSITQAAEVAGGNTRRQSPAPSESPVSVRRKKRPAPKAPNSSTSAFPSSQTSSPASSLALSTESLSSSSSDYSAVPQQPAANEQDHLFTKSVSEPSINTPTSALSPTTELQPHCSPNLSPPPPPTNTSSAPATPQTNRSMRTPPSCLSAGLKLSPSSQTPSTPGKRTCKENPFNRKTTTSVSSFVPRPPRGPRPARPPAPGHGFPLIKRKVQSDQYIPVEDIHVEMSDLEKRLDELEQRGVDLEKSLRECSNDDEEEHLLVDWFTLIHEKHLLVRREAELVYTAKQQNLEERQADVEYELRCLLNKPEKEWTEEDKDREKQLMAELVTIIEQRNQIVNNMDMDRQREEEEDKLVAAMLKKKEFHGQGEQKKKAGKFKPMKVLKRLSTKNEGVKDNSPRKENS; from the exons ATGGTGTCCATGAGAGTGCCTGACAGATTAAGCATCATTACCTATGTATCTCAGTATTATAACTACTTCACCAACAAATCTCAGA CTGTCCCCCCATGCATAAAGATCCCTGGTGGTCCTGGCCACATTAAACCAGCCATAAAGAGACCATTTGCTCCACTAGAGGACCGTGACGCTCAGACTGAG TCGGGTGCAGATAGCCAATCAAAACGCAGTACTCTGAGCAGCACCTGTTCAGTATGTGGAAAGCATGTTCACCTAGTACAGAGGATCCTCATTGATGGCAAACTTTATCATCGGAACTGCTTCAG ATGTAGGGAATGCAGCAGAACTTTACTGCCTGGATCTTACAAGTTCACAGAGGATCCTGGATCATTAGTTTGCACACACCACTTCACCAGATCTGTCTCCAACAATAAGAATGGTCATTCAGATATGAGTAATCGACTAGTCACATTAACCTCAACAAGCCCAAAAGATacacacagtaaaagtttagaATCTAAAGCATCACACAGCGATGTTGAGATCACCccagagagaaaagaaaaggaaataaGTGAAATAGAAGAAGCGGTAAAAGAGCAGTCAGATAGCAGTTCAACTGTCGAGACAGAGCACAGAGAACCGCGTTCTTCTAGTCCACCAAATCCTTTTGATGAATCTGAAGAGGAGGATCAAGACACCCAAAAAGAAGACCAAAAGCTAGCCGATAATGTGGCAAATGGTGACAGGCCAACAACCAAAGTGCAGGGGGCAGAGGGTCGACCAGTACCAGCGCCTAGACGGGTATTTGAGGCCACCCCTGCCCCTCGCCCTGTCCCGAGGCAACGCCCACCCAGACCCTCTGAAAATCCTACTGTCAGTG AAGCTGCTGCTGACATTCAAATTTCTCAAGTTCCTGTGCCAAGAGAAAGATTGCACTCACCTGTCCG CTCTACCAAGGCGAGTGACACTCCTAAACCAAAAGACCCACCCTGGCTGGCACTGGTGCAGTCAGAAACAAAGAAGAAACCAGCACCTCGCCCACCCACAGGTATAGCCCCTCCCTGCACTGGTTCATCTCCTTCCCTAAAAGAGGAGGGATCAAGACCATCCACTCCTCCAAATCCCTTTGAAGATGAGAAGGAAGAGGAGCCAGAAACAGGTCTTGAAGATCCCCCTGGTCCTGTAGTGGCTAGTCATCCCTGGTATAGCATCACTCAGGCTGCTGAAGTCGCAGGTGGGAACACAAGAAGACAAAGTCCCGCCCCTTCAGAAAGTCCTGTTAGTGTCAGAAGAAAGAAGAGACCAGCACCCAAAGCTCCAAATTCTTCTACATCAG CTTTTCCTTCATCTCAGACTTCCTCTCCTGCTTCTTCTCTAGCTCTGAGCACAGAGAGcctttcctcctcttcctcagaCTACAGTGCAGTCCCCCAGCAACCTGCTGCTAACGAACAGGACCATTTGTTCACCAAGAGTGTGTCTGAACCATCAATCAACACTCCTACTTCTGCCCTGTCCCCAACAACTGAGCTTCAGCCTCACTGTTCTCCAAACCTGTCTCCTCCACCACCACCTACCAATACCAGCTCAGCACCCGCCACCCCACAAACCAATCGCAGCATGAGAACACCTCCATCCTGTCTCTCTGCAGGACTAAAACTTTCACCCTCTTCACAGACACCCAGCACTCCAGGCAAG CGCACTTGTAAAGAGAATCCATTTAATCGGAAGACGACCACTTCTGTCAGCTCTTTTGTACCCAGACCCCCAAGAGGGCCCCGTCCTGCAAGACCTCCTGCTCCTGGACATGGATTTCCTCTCATTAAACGCAAA GTTCAGTCAGACCAGTATATCCCAGTAGAAGATATCCATGTTGAGATGAGTGATCTGGAGAAACGGTTGGATGAACTGGAGCAGAGAGGGGTGGATCTGGAGAAGAGCTTACGAGAATGTTCAAATG ATGATGAGGAGGAACATCTACTTGTTGACTGGTTCACTTTGATTCATGAGAAGCACTTACTGGTACGGAGAGAGGCTGAACTGGTCTACAC AGCTAAGCAGCAGAACCTGGAAGAGAGGCAGGCCGATGTGGAATATGAGCTTAGATGCTTACTTAACAAGCCAG AGAAAGAATGGACGGAAGAAGACAAAGACAGGGAAAAGCAATTGATGGCAGAACTTGTCACTATAATTGAGCAGAGGAACCAGATTGTTAACAACATGGATATGGACAGACAGAG GGAAGAGGAGGAAGACAAACTAGTTGCTGCTATGTTAAAGAAAAAAG agTTTCATGGACAGGGTGAGCAGAAGAAGAAAGCAGGGAAATTTAAGCCCATGAAGGTTTTGAAACGACTGAGCACCAAGAATGAAGGAGTAAAGGACAACA